Within the Actinomycetota bacterium genome, the region CGACGTGATCGGGTTCGAGGAGGTCTGCCTGCTCGGTTACAAGGACTCGGGGATGCCGGGTTCCCCGCACAACGACGACCCTGAGTGCTTCGCGAAGGCCGATCTGCTGGAGGCGGTGGGGCTGCTGGTGGCCATCATCCGGTCCGAGCGCCCCCACGTCGTCATCACGTACGGCGACGACCAGCGGTTCTACCCGCACCCCGACCACCTCCAGGTCCACTCGGTCAGCGTGGCCGCGTTCGACGCGGCCGGCGACGCCGATCGTTACCCGGAGGCCGGTCCGGCCTGGCAGCCGTCCAAGCTCTACTACTCCACGTGGTCGAAGGCGCGGGTCGTCGCCGCGCACGAGAAGTTCCTCGAGCTGGGGCTCGAGTCGCCGTACCAGGCTGAGTGGCTCGACCGCGAGTGGCAGGACCACCGGATCACGACCCGCATCGACGTGAAGGGGTACACCGATGTGACGCGTGAGGCTCTGCTCGCGCACGCCACGCAGGTCGATCCCAACTCGCCGTTCTGGTTCGGGCTGCCCGCCGAACACGCGCGGACCGTGTACCCGATCGACGACTACATCCTGGCCCGCTCCCACGTCGCGGTGGAACCGCCCGAGGACGACCTCTTCGCCGGGGTGCGGGAGGCCGCCGCGCGCTAACGGCCGATATCTGGGTCGGTGAGGGCGAGGGGTCGGAACGTGACCTGCTCGCCCTGGGCGGCGGAGCGGAACACCCGGTAGACGGGGCGGTCCTTCATCCCCTCGACGGCTTGCCGGAGGTCGATCTCGAGCCGGATCACGCCCGGCTCGTCCAGCTCCGCCTTCGCCCCCAGATCGGCGAACATCTTCATCACGCCTCGGTTCTGCGACAGGGCGTACGCGCGGAAGCACGTGATCCCGTTGTGGAGCGCCACGGTCTCGAGCGCCTTCAGCAGGACGGTCCCGATGCCACGGCGGTGGTAATCGTCGACGACGGCGACCGCCGCCTCGGCCACGTGCGGTTCGTCGAGGGAGCGGATGTAGCGCGCCACCCCTACGCCCGGGCTCCCCTCGTCGGCGTACGCGAAGGCGGCGAGCGCGAAGTGGTTCACGTAGTCGATCTCGGTGAGGTACTCCAGCATCCGCGGCGAGAGACGCGCCATCGGCGACATGAAGCGCAGGTACCGGGAGTGTTCGGACAGCCGCGAGAACCCCTCGCTCAGCCGCTCCTTGTCGTCGGGGACGACCGGCCTCATCAACAGGGGGGTCCCGTCGGGGAGCACGACCTCGATGGTGCGGGCCTGGACGAAGGCTGGGTCGGGGTCGGACATCCTCCGCCGAGGATGTCACCCCGACAGCGTCACGTCGAGAGCCAGCGTCAGGCACCGGACCCCGCCGCCCGCCTTCAGGAACTCGTCCACCGGGCTCACCTCGACGGCGAACCCTAGCCTCTCGAGCTCCCTCCCGACCCTCACCGGACAGGCCGGCATCACGATCCGGTCCCCGACGACCACGGAGTTGGCGCAGAAGGTGCGCGCCTCGTCCGGCTCCAGCACGATCGGCTCGGGCACCAGCCGCCTCACCACCTCGAGCCCGTAGCGATCCCACGCCACGGGGGCCACGATCGCGTGGCGATCCGTGAGAGGGCAGAAGGTCAGGTCGACGTGGTAGAAGCGCTCGTCGGTCAGCTCGAGGGAGAGCACCTCGACGCCCAGCTCCCGGGCCACGGTCGTGTGGGCGAGGAAGTCCGATCGGATCCGGTACCCCGCGACGAGACGGCCGGCGAAAGGCAGCGCGTCGCCCGCTCCCTCGAAGCGCTGTCCGGGTGGGAGCTCGACCACCTCGCTGCCCGCCGACTCGAACCACCTCTTGAACTGCGGCTCCTCACCCGCCCGCTCCGGGTGCGCGAACCGGGAGAGCAGGAAGCGGCCGCCGTCCACCAGGCCCCCGTTCGCGGTGAAGACCATGTCGGGGAGCCCCTCGACCGCTTCGATCGTCTCGACGGTGGCTCCGGCCGCGC harbors:
- a CDS encoding arginine deiminase-related protein, whose product is MHLSWGRRYLMCPPSHFGILYEINPWMHREVAADPDRTRTQWEDLVRTIRAAGATVETIEAVEGLPDMVFTANGGLVDGGRFLLSRFAHPERAGEEPQFKRWFESAGSEVVELPPGQRFEGAGDALPFAGRLVAGYRIRSDFLAHTTVARELGVEVLSLELTDERFYHVDLTFCPLTDRHAIVAPVAWDRYGLEVVRRLVPEPIVLEPDEARTFCANSVVVGDRIVMPACPVRVGRELERLGFAVEVSPVDEFLKAGGGVRCLTLALDVTLSG
- a CDS encoding GNAT family N-acetyltransferase is translated as MSDPDPAFVQARTIEVVLPDGTPLLMRPVVPDDKERLSEGFSRLSEHSRYLRFMSPMARLSPRMLEYLTEIDYVNHFALAAFAYADEGSPGVGVARYIRSLDEPHVAEAAVAVVDDYHRRGIGTVLLKALETVALHNGITCFRAYALSQNRGVMKMFADLGAKAELDEPGVIRLEIDLRQAVEGMKDRPVYRVFRSAAQGEQVTFRPLALTDPDIGR
- the mca gene encoding mycothiol conjugate amidase Mca, which produces MDDRLCLLTVHAHPDDEASKGAATVARYAAEGVRCVLVCCTGGEAGDILNPAMDRPDVRERLHEVRMDELRASTDVIGFEEVCLLGYKDSGMPGSPHNDDPECFAKADLLEAVGLLVAIIRSERPHVVITYGDDQRFYPHPDHLQVHSVSVAAFDAAGDADRYPEAGPAWQPSKLYYSTWSKARVVAAHEKFLELGLESPYQAEWLDREWQDHRITTRIDVKGYTDVTREALLAHATQVDPNSPFWFGLPAEHARTVYPIDDYILARSHVAVEPPEDDLFAGVREAAAR